The genomic interval AAGGTACTGTTCGCGGCCGATGCGTTCGGCAAGTTCGGCGTGTACGATGCCGACCCGGATGACTGGGCGTGCGAAGCCCGCCGCTACTACTTCAACATTGTGGGCAAGTACGGCAACCAGGTGCAGGCAGTGCTCAAGAAGGCGGCGACGCTTGACATCAAGACGATTTGCCCGCTGCATGGCCCGGTGCTCACCGAAAACCTTGGCTACTACATCGACAAGTACAACACCTGGAGCAGCTACGCTCCCGAAGACAAGGGCGTGCTTGTGGCATTCGCCTCGATCTATGGTGGAACCAAGAAGGCCGCGGAAGTACTCGGCGAAAAACTCAAAGCTGCCGGTGTCGAGAAGGTCGTTGTTTCTGACCTTGCCCGCAGCGACATGGCCGAAGTCATTGAAGACGCCTTCCGCTACGACCGCATGGTGGTGGCCGCTCCTACTTATGATGCGGGCCTCTTCCCGGTCATGGAAGATTTCCTCAACCACCTGAAGGCAAAGAACTATTCCAACCGCAAGGTGGGTGTCATGGAAAACGGCACCTGGGCTCCGATGGCTGCCAAGAAGATGACCGAAATCCTCGCCACGCTCAAGAACTTGACGCTCGCCGAAACCGTGGTGACGGTGAAGTCTACGCTCAGCGCCGAATCCGAAGCTGCGCTTGACAAGCTGGTTTCTGAACTACTTTAGTAGAAAAGGAGATGCCGCATCAAGTGCGGCATGACATTAGTAGTCTTAGCAGCCAAAGGCTGCGGGCAACATTTCAATGACATCAGTCGGGAGCATGCCAAATGCTCCCATTTTTTCGCGGGTCAAACGGCCTGCTTTCTGGTGCAAGAGCACGCCGAGTACGGCTGCTTCTGCGGTGGGCAAACCCTGTGCGAGTAGTGCGGTGATAATGCCGGTAAGCACATCGCCTGCGCCGCCCTTGGCAAGTCCGGAATTGCGGGCCGGAATCACGTACACGCGTCCGTCGGGAATGGCCACGTAAGTGGGGCAACCCTTCAGCACGATTGTAATCTTGAACTGCGTTGCAAACTGCTGCAGGTATTCCGGATAGAAACTTTCGTTTGCCGGAAGCGGACCGAAGTTGCGTTCCCATTCGCGCTTGTGCGGCGTGATAATCGCATTCGCGGGGCCGCCTTCCATGCAGAAATATGCCGAGCCGCAGGCGTTAATGGCGTCGGCGTCGACAACCACGGGAATCTGCAATCCGGTCAAGAACATGCGGACTGCATCTTGCGTTTCGGTGTCGGTTCCAAGTCCGGGACCGATGGCAATGGCGTTCTGGTGCGTCGCGATATCCTGCAACTGCATCAAGTGCATAATCGAAAGCTTGTCGGTGGTCCTGTCGCCGATTCCGTAGAATACGGGCTCGTCAAGCTTGGATTGCAGTGCCGGGAGCAAAGCCTTCGGCGTCGCGGTCGTGACAAGGCCTGCGCCGCTTCTTAAAACAGCCTTGGTACAAAGGGCGGCTGCCCCGGTCATATTGCCGGAACCTGCAATCACCATGGCTGTACCTTGGC from Fibrobacter sp. UWB5 carries:
- a CDS encoding FprA family A-type flavoprotein, which translates into the protein MKNFSENIKYIGVDDRDIDLFEGQYVVPEGMAYNSYVIVDEKIAVTDTVDAHKVNEWLANLEAALAGRKPDYLVIHHLEPDHAGGIADFVAKYPETTLVSSAKAFALLPQFMALPESVKKQTVKEGDTLSLGAHTLQFIGAPMVHWPEVLFSYEQSEKVLFAADAFGKFGVYDADPDDWACEARRYYFNIVGKYGNQVQAVLKKAATLDIKTICPLHGPVLTENLGYYIDKYNTWSSYAPEDKGVLVAFASIYGGTKKAAEVLGEKLKAAGVEKVVVSDLARSDMAEVIEDAFRYDRMVVAAPTYDAGLFPVMEDFLNHLKAKNYSNRKVGVMENGTWAPMAAKKMTEILATLKNLTLAETVVTVKSTLSAESEAALDKLVSELL